A window from Streptomyces subrutilus encodes these proteins:
- a CDS encoding LysR family transcriptional regulator: MLNLERLRTLDALARHGSVGGAADGLHVTTSAVSQQMAKLEREVGQPLLAKYGRGVRLTDAGRLLADHAARIISQVELAQADVEAQRGCAVGELRVGAFPTAMRGLLPQALSALRADHPELRALVREQEPEESMAAVVRGDLDMALAIDWHNKRMPVPAELTRTHLLDDSVDIAVPAGHRLAGRARISLAEFADDDWISWNEGQFCHEWLVFTLRGTGVEPRIAHIAEEHHTQLAFVEAGLGVCVAPRLGRGPVPSGVRLLPVCDSVRRHVYAVWRADADRRPSIRAAVDALRQAAAPLAAGLPG; this comes from the coding sequence ATGTTGAACCTGGAGCGCCTGCGCACCCTCGACGCCCTCGCCCGCCACGGTTCCGTCGGCGGTGCGGCCGACGGCCTGCACGTCACCACCTCCGCCGTCTCCCAGCAGATGGCCAAGCTGGAGCGCGAGGTCGGCCAGCCGCTGCTGGCCAAGTACGGGCGCGGGGTGCGGCTCACCGACGCCGGCCGGCTGCTCGCCGACCACGCCGCCCGGATCATCTCCCAGGTGGAGCTCGCCCAGGCCGACGTCGAGGCCCAGCGCGGGTGCGCGGTCGGCGAACTGCGCGTCGGCGCCTTTCCGACCGCCATGCGCGGACTGCTGCCGCAGGCCCTGTCCGCCCTGCGCGCCGACCATCCGGAACTGCGGGCGCTCGTGCGCGAGCAGGAACCCGAGGAGAGCATGGCCGCCGTGGTCCGCGGCGACCTGGACATGGCGCTGGCCATCGACTGGCACAACAAGCGCATGCCGGTGCCCGCGGAGCTCACCCGCACCCACCTGCTCGACGACTCCGTCGACATCGCGGTCCCCGCCGGGCACCGGCTGGCCGGGCGCGCGCGGATCTCGCTCGCCGAGTTCGCCGACGACGACTGGATCTCCTGGAACGAGGGCCAGTTCTGCCACGAGTGGCTGGTGTTCACGCTGCGCGGTACGGGCGTCGAGCCGCGCATCGCCCACATCGCCGAGGAGCACCACACCCAGCTGGCCTTCGTGGAAGCCGGCCTCGGGGTGTGCGTCGCGCCCCGGCTGGGCCGGGGCCCGGTGCCGTCCGGGGTGCGGCTGCTGCCGGTCTGCGACAGCGTGCGCCGTCACGTGTACGCGGTCTGGCGCGCGGATGCCGACCGGCGGCCCTCCATCCGGGCCGCCGTGGACGCCCTTCGGCAGGCGGCGGCGCCGCTGGCGGCGGGGCTGCCCGGCTAG
- a CDS encoding pyridoxamine 5'-phosphate oxidase family protein — translation MDETRPGRAQRRGRRIMMTDAEVDAFLREQRTCRVATVSPDGRPHVGALWFAWDGTSLWLYSITRSRRWSDLRKDPRVSVVVDAGEAYDELRGVELSGSVVLVGEAPRTGEPCPELAEAERIFPVKNFGIEEMPHDGRHAWLRLTPDAVVSWDFRKL, via the coding sequence ATGGACGAGACTCGCCCGGGCCGGGCACAGCGGCGGGGCCGCCGGATCATGATGACCGACGCGGAGGTGGACGCCTTCCTGCGCGAGCAGCGCACCTGCCGGGTGGCCACGGTCTCGCCGGACGGGCGGCCGCACGTGGGCGCCCTGTGGTTCGCGTGGGACGGCACGTCGCTGTGGCTGTACTCGATCACGCGCAGTCGGCGCTGGTCCGACCTGCGCAAGGATCCGCGGGTCTCGGTGGTCGTCGACGCCGGGGAGGCGTACGACGAGCTGCGCGGCGTGGAGCTGTCCGGCAGCGTCGTCCTCGTGGGCGAGGCGCCCCGCACCGGCGAACCGTGCCCGGAGCTGGCCGAGGCGGAACGGATCTTCCCGGTCAAGAACTTCGGCATCGAGGAGATGCCGCACGACGGACGGCACGCCTGGCTGCGCCTCACCCCCGACGCGGTCGTCTCCTGGGACTTCCGCAAGCTGTAG
- a CDS encoding cysteine hydrolase: protein MPDLDPATTALLTVECQNGVVGEESALPELAKEARDSGMLARVAALVDAARGAGVQVVHAVAERRPDGRAANTNARLFRAAGRLPVRQLTGSSAVEVAAPLTVAEQDLVVRRLHGLSPMAGTDLDALLRNLGVRTLVVTGVSSNIAIPNTVFDAVNLGYQVVVPSDAIAGVPASCTAEVIRNSLALVATVTTAEALLTQWAPAR, encoded by the coding sequence ATGCCGGATCTCGATCCCGCCACCACCGCTCTGCTCACCGTCGAATGCCAGAACGGCGTCGTCGGCGAGGAGAGCGCCCTGCCCGAGCTCGCCAAGGAAGCCCGCGACTCCGGCATGCTGGCCCGGGTGGCCGCGCTGGTCGACGCCGCGCGCGGGGCCGGCGTGCAGGTGGTGCACGCGGTCGCCGAGCGGCGACCGGACGGGCGCGCGGCCAACACCAACGCACGGCTGTTCCGGGCCGCCGGCAGGCTGCCCGTGCGGCAGCTGACCGGCAGCAGCGCCGTCGAGGTGGCGGCGCCCCTCACCGTCGCCGAACAGGACCTGGTCGTCCGCCGGCTCCACGGGCTCTCCCCGATGGCCGGCACCGACCTGGACGCCCTGCTGCGCAACCTCGGCGTCCGCACGCTCGTCGTCACCGGGGTGTCCTCCAACATCGCGATCCCGAACACCGTCTTCGACGCCGTGAACCTCGGCTACCAGGTCGTCGTCCCGTCCGACGCCATCGCCGGAGTGCCCGCCTCCTGCACCGCCGAGGTGATCCGCAACTCCCTCGCGCTGGTCGCGACCGTCACCACGGCCGAAGCGCTGCTCACACAGTGGGCCCCCGCGCGCTGA